In the genome of Nitrospiraceae bacterium, the window GAACCATTTTATCCCCGCAGGCAATCTTATCCATCATGTGACTTCTTCGGAAGTTCTAACAGAGGAAATGCTTGTGCTTTGGTATACGTATTTTTATCAGTGTTCTGAGTGCAGACGATGCTCTGTTTTCTGCCCTTATGGCATTGACACAGCAGAGATTACAATGGCTGCAAGAGAAATATTAAACAGTATCGGACTTGTACAGAGATATACTCATGAGATAATGGATAAGTCTCAATATTTTGGAAATAATCTCGGCATGATACCTGCCGCCTTGAAAAATTCCATTGAATTTGTCGAAGCAGATCTTAAAGAACAAACAGGCAAAGACATAAAAATTCCAGTGGATATAAAAGATGCTGATGTGCTTTTTGTGTCTCCTTCAGCAGATTTTTTTGCAACTCCGCATATTGAATCTCTTTACGGCTATGCAAAGGTGTTTCATCAGGCTGGAATAAGCTGGACGGTCAGTACATATGCCTCAGAAGGTTCAAACTTTGGTTCGTTTGTTTCTAACTACAATAATATGAAAATAATAAACAAAAGAATATGGGATGCGGCGAAAGAATTGAGGGTTAAGAGAGTTGTTGGAGGGGAGTGCGGGCATATGTGGCGGGTTCTTTCTTCATATAGCAATACAATGTGGGGAAAGTTTGACTGGCTGGATAATAGATATCCGATACCCCAGCATATATGTGAATTCACTCTTGACCTTATAAAGAGAAAAGCAATAAAAATTGATAAAACCATGAACGATAATTTTATCGTTACTTACCATGATTCATGCCAGATTGCAAGAGGCTCTGAAATGGGCGGAACAAAGAATGGACCATATGAAATAC includes:
- a CDS encoding (Fe-S)-binding protein; this translates as MPEINDEEKPVKKIEELMKWERQNYEVPELSGKIIVPPLKTNASRKYFPQLFKNKEALKRLGYPLDGLVPDWREKFLQKMKEVLNKYRSVKLFMDICVRCGACTDKCHFYLGTGDPLNMPVARQGLMRKIYMNHFIPAGNLIHHVTSSEVLTEEMLVLWYTYFYQCSECRRCSVFCPYGIDTAEITMAAREILNSIGLVQRYTHEIMDKSQYFGNNLGMIPAALKNSIEFVEADLKEQTGKDIKIPVDIKDADVLFVSPSADFFATPHIESLYGYAKVFHQAGISWTVSTYASEGSNFGSFVSNYNNMKIINKRIWDAAKELRVKRVVGGECGHMWRVLSSYSNTMWGKFDWLDNRYPIPQHICEFTLDLIKRKAIKIDKTMNDNFIVTYHDSCQIARGSEMGGTKNGPYEIPRQIIKACVNKFIEMPKDTIKERTFCCGAGQGLLGDDMLPIRVKGSMPRMQAIKLVKDKHNVNFLALICAICKAQFTGIFPIYGYNMEEVGGVHQLVNRAIVLGEKEGL